One window of the Dioscorea cayenensis subsp. rotundata cultivar TDr96_F1 chromosome 24, TDr96_F1_v2_PseudoChromosome.rev07_lg8_w22 25.fasta, whole genome shotgun sequence genome contains the following:
- the LOC120252901 gene encoding uncharacterized protein LOC120252901 codes for MKTLQYRRFHGFFFVCQVAAMLGRFVSDTCTYFQQYGGLLNALHFSAEPRNTVERLWDILLWAIQWEVWHLLHITPRTNPNEGRDNPIPPRPVLATHTTIMILQEHLNQAWRWIEELERLVVSHSHGLEFFNVHMENMRISYLGAAYGHVPNVPTAIPLFGPPLCPENSHSDLEPPSADYGDEAASDFFIADV; via the exons ATGAAAACATTGCAATACAGGAGGTTTCATGGTTTCTTTTTCGTGTGCCAAGTGGCTGCAATGCTTGGGCGCTTTGTGTCAGATACTTGCACTTACTTCCAG CAATACGGAGGACTCCTCAATGCCCTGCATTTCTCAGCAGAGCCAAGAAATACTGTGGAGCGTTTGTGGGACATTTTGCTTTGGGCAATCCAGTGGGAGGTTTGGCATCTATTGCACATCACACCCAGAACCAATCCTAATGAAGGCCGTGATAATCCTATTCCTCCTCGGCCAGTTTTAGCCACTCACACCACAATTATGATTTTACAAGAACACTTGAACCAGGCTTGGAGATGGATTGAAGAGCTTGAACGTCTTGTGGTCTCGCACAGTCACGGG CTCGAGTTCTTTAATGTTCATATGGAGAATATGAGGATCTCTTATCTTGGTGCTGCTTATGGCCATGTTCCTAATGTGCCTACTGCAATCCCTCTGTTTGGTCCTCCATTGTGCCCTGAAAATTCTCACTCAGACCTCGAGCCTCCCTCAG CTGATTATGGTGATGAAGCAGCTTCGGACTTCTTCATTGCTG